CTATCGCTACGGTCCTAGCCGGGAGCCGGCCAAACTCAGGTGGCTTACCTGGGGTGCGGCCCTGAGCACGATCTGCTGGCTCGTCGCGTCCCTGGCGTTCTCGTATTACATCGACAATTTTGCAAACTACAATGCCACCTACGGCGCTCTCGGCACGCTGATCGGCTTCATGCTCTGGATCTGGATATCCACCATGATCGTCATCATCGGTGCTGAACTCAATGCCGAGCTGGAACATCAGACGGCGAGGGATTCAACGACAGGGCGGCCCAAGGAGCTCGGAAAGCGCGATGCCTATGTCGCCGACACGGTCGGCGACGCCGAGGATTAGATCGGGAATTATTGCTGTGGCTCCGGTGATCCCTGTTCCGTAGCCCTCGGCAGAGTAGCCGGCGCGACATCGGTCTGCGGCGGCTCCGGAGGCGTGGCACCAGTTGCGGGAGGAGCGGCCCGTCCGGATGTCCCTCCTGTCTCACCCGCTGGCGGGCTGGCTTCACTGGTGACCGCGCTATCCCCCTGTCCGTCCGTACCGACAGGGCTCGGTGTGACCCTGCCGTCGGCTCCGGCGACGCGCCAGACGGTGTTGCCGGCGTCGTCGGCCACAAGCAGCGCCCCGGTCCCGTCGATCGCAACGCCGACCGGACGACCGCGAGCCTGATCGCCTTCGATGAAGCCGGTCACGACGTCCTGAGCCTTCCCGGCCGGCCGGCCGTTTTCGAATGGGACATAGACGACCTTGTAGCCGTTGAAGCTGCTGCGGTTCCAGCTGCCGTGCTCGCCTATGAAGGCGCCGTTGGCGAAGGGCTCCGGCAAGGCGGAGCCGTTGGAGAAGACCAGGCCCAGGGCGGCGACGTGGCTGGAAAGAGCATAGTCCGGGGGGATCGCTTTCTCGACCATGTCGGGCCGCGGCGGATGGACCCGCTCGTCCACATGGGCGCCGTAATAGCTCCATGGCCAGCCGTAGAAAGCGCCTTCCTGCACCGAGGTCATGTAGTCCGGCACCAGATTCGGCCCCAGCTCGTCACGCTCGTTGACGACCGTCCAGAGCACGCCGGTCTCCGGATGGAAGATCAACCCGTTCGGGTTGCGAAGGCCGGACGCGAAGACGCGGGCCGCACCCGTTTCCCGATCTACCTGCCAGATCGCCGCGCGGCCCTTTTCGGCCTCGAGCCCGCGCTCGGCCACGTTGGAGTTGGAACCGACGGAGGCATAGAGGTAGCGCCCGTCGGGGCTGAGGGCCAGATCCTTGGTCCAGTGATGGTTGATCGGGCCACCAGGAAGCGGTGTTAGAACCCGCGGCTCGCCGGTGATCTCCGCCTGCCCGAGCTGATAGGGATAGGCGAGGATTGCATCGGCCGCAGCCACGTACAGCGTTCCGTCGTGCCACGCCACTCCGAAAGGAGAATTGAGCCCTGTCAGCAGGTCGTGGCGTTCGTCCACCGTTCCGTCGCGATCGGTGTCGCGGAGCAGCGTGATCAGATTGCTTTCCTTTTGGGGGCCGGCACCACCGCCGTGGGTCATGGACATGATCCAACCCCGGATCATGTCCTTCGGCCGCTCTATAGGCTTGCCCGAGGGTTCGCGCGATTGAACGACGAGAACGTCGTCGTTCGGCAGCGTATGGACGGTCCTCGGATTGGCAAGGTCCTTCGCGTAGGCGGCAATGACGAGATTGTCGGGAACGCTCGGTGTCGTGCCGTCCTGCCAGCCGACGACCTCGGCGATTTTCATGTCCGGCATGAGTTCCGATGTCGGTTCCGGCAAGACCGGATCGGGGCCGATCTGCTGCGAAACATCGAAATCCGCGCCGTCATCGCTGCAGCCTGCGAGCGCCAGGAGGAGAACGCCGGTTCCGATGAGGAATCTTGCACGGAAGAAGGCAGAGCTATTCATAACCGCTCACTCCGGATTGCCTGTAGAGGGTGGCGCGGCCAAGCAAAGCGAAGAGGATCGTCAGAAGCACCGTCGCCGCGGAGAGGATCAACCCGTAGGGTACCACAGCCGTCCAGCCATCGGCGGCATGGACGAGGTTGTTGACGAAGGCGAGACCGAGGACGAGGACGTAGCCGATTACATGGAGCCAAACCGCCCCTTGCCTACGCCGCTCCCTTCGAAACAGGAACTCCAATACACCGGCCACGCCAGCAATCACGCCGGCAATGATGCCGGCAAAGAGCAGCCAAGCGGAGAAGTTCTGCCACATGATATGTCCCGTCTGCCAGAAGGCGATATCGGTCAGAAGGGCGAGCGTAAAACAGACGACCGGAAACGGCACGAGCAACGAATGGACCGGGGTGGTGACGGTCGCGGCAGTCGATGCGGAATTTAGATTCATCGGCGCCTCCTGTTCGGTCGACCGTTGAAACCTCGGGCCCGCCCATTTGTTCCGGGAGCGCTCGCGGCGGGCGGTTCGACCGTCTACGCAACCACAGGAGGTGCGGATTGGAACCATGAAGCACCCCAAACAGTTTCGCCTTGCGACACAGTAATTCGATGCCGTGTTTCGACCGGCGGCCTGCGCCGGCGACCTTTCTGAAACCTGACCGGCGGGGTCTTGGTCAGCCGCTCGGAGGACTAGGGGGCGTGATGGGGCCGTTGGCGACGCATATGGCAGTGCACATCCTGCTGATGAACCTCGCCGCGCCCTTGGCTGCAGTCGCAATGACTTGGGGTCGGCCGCAGCGGCGGGAAATCGCCGGGTGGGCTCTGCCGCTTGCGACACTTGCGCAGATCGCCGCCCTCTGGGCCTGGCATGCGCCGCCATTTCTCAAGCGGGCCCTGGAATTTCCCACAGTTCATTTGCTCATGAATGCCAGCCTGTTCCTGACCGCATTCCTGTTCTGGCGGGCGGTCCTGCTTCTTCATGGCAAGCGTTCCTGGCAACCGATCGTTGCCCTTCTGATGACCAGCAAGCTCTATTGTCTTCTCGCCGTACTCTTCGTCTTCGCGCCGCGAGCGCTCTACCCCGCTTTCGCTGCATCCCACACGGCGCATGCAACTGGAACCCTGAACGCAACTTTGGCCGATCAGCAGCTCGCGGGGCTTATCATGCTGGTCGCCTGTCCTGTGACCTATGTTCTCGCAGGGATCGTGATTGCCGCGCGCTGGCTTTTGACGATGGAGGAAGACGATGCCGGATCCAGAGCAGGTGCAGCAGCGTGGACCTGAGAAACCTTCACTGGACGGCCGTTGCGAAAATCGTCGGGGTCGGCGCCGTGCTGCTCGTGACCGCGGGCGTCGTGTTCGTCTGGTCCGGCGTCTACAACGTCGCGGCCTCCAAGGACCACCTGCGGATTACGACATGGATCCTGACGCTGATCCGCGAACGATCGATCGCCAACCGAAGCTTTACGATCGAAGTTCCGCCGCTCGATGACGATGGCATGATCCGACTCGGGGCATCCCATTTCGAAGGTGCGTGCGTAGCGTGCCACAACCGCCCCGGCGAAGAGATAAATCCGATCGTCAGCGGCATGCTGCCCCCGCCTCCGGATCTGATGGACATCGGCAAGCGCCGTCCGCCGGAGGAGATCTTCTGGATCGTCAAGCACGGCCTCAAATATACCGGCATGCCGGCATGGCCGAATACCCGGCGCGACGACGAAGTCTGGGCCGTCACGGCATTCCTCGCAAGCCTGCCCGCAACGGCAGGCAATTATCTCGACCTGGCAGGCCTCACGCGCAGCCAGGCGAGTAGAGATGAGGGATCCGTGAGCGGCAGCGCCTTGACCGCCTGCGGGCGCTGCCATGAACGCGAAGGCACAGGCACGAACGGCGACCGTGTCCCGCGGCTCGCGGGACTTCCCGAAGCCTATCTCCTGCGCAGTCTCCAGGAATATGCGCAGGGTGCCCGGGCGAGCGGTGCCATGGAACCGGTCGCCGACCTTCTGTCAGAGGACGCCATGCGGGAGCTGGCAGCGCATTACTCCGCACTTCAGCCAACCGCCGGAAACCAATCGGCGTCACCTGACCCTGAGCAACTCAGGCGCGGCGAAGCCATAGCCAGGCGCGGCATCGCGCATCAGGGCGTACCGGCCTGCCTGAGCTGCCATTCCGGACGTCAATCGCCGCAGTTTCCGGTCCTCGCCGGCCAGCATGCCGAGTACATAGAGGAGCAGATACGGCTCTGGCGGCGCGGCGGGCGGATCGGGACCCCCTATGGGAGGATCATGACGGCGGTTGCCGGCGCACTGGACGAAGCGCAGATCGAAGACGTCGCCGCCTATCTGGGTTCGCTGCCTCCGGGAAGCGCCACGGCGCCGATGACGGAGGCGAACCGATGAGGCTCGCCCGATATTTCGCGGTGGCAAGCGCTCTCGCGCTGCAGGGCTGCGCCGGGCTGCAGTCCGCGCTCGATCCTTCCGGAGCGGAAGCCGAGCGCATCGGCACGCTCAGTTGGCTGCTGATTCTGTTCTCTACCGCCATTCTCGTCGGGGTCTGCCTGATCACGGCGGTCGCGCTTTTCGGCGGTGAGCGCTGGCGTGCCCGCATCGCGGGCGAAAGGGTGGTCATCGGTGGCGGTCTCGTTTTCCCGATCCTCGCTCTCAGCATCCTGCTGGGCTACGGCTTCTATCTTATGGCGCCCGGCACCACTGCGGCCCGTTCGCAGGGCGGATTGCGCATCGAGGTCGTGGGCGAGCGCTGGTGGTGGCGGGTGACCTATGTCGACGAGACCGGTCGCCGCATCGAGAGCGCCAACGAAATCAGGCTGCCTGTCGGGCGGCCGGTGGAATTGGAACTGACATCGGCAGACGTTATTCACAGCTTCTGGGTGCCGCGGCTCGCCGGCAAGCTCGACATGATCCCCGGCCATACCAACACGCTGACGCTTCAAGCGACGAAGGCCGGCATCAGTCGCGGCCAATGTGCGGAATATTGCGGCGGGCCGCATGCCTTCATGTCCTTTTACGTGATCGCCATGCCCGAAGATCAGTTTTCCTCCTGGCTGGCAGGTGAGGCCGGCGACGCCTCGGCTGCGAAACAGGATCAGGCCGCAGGGCAGGCGCTGTTCCTCTCCTCCGGCTGTGCCGCATGCCACCGGGTCCGCGGCACGGATGCCCGGGGTACGATCGGCCCCGATCTCACGCATGTGGGCAGCCGGCACTCGCTTGCAGCTGCCACGCTCGAGAACGATGTCGCCGCCTTCGTCCGCTGGATCCGCGACGGCCAGCACGTGAAGCCGGAAAATCTGATGCCGCCATACGAGATCTTCACCGACGACGAATTGCGGCAGCTCGCCGCCTATCTGGACCAGTTGAGGTGACCTATGCTTGACTTCGCCGGCCTCGGACTTTGGCTGAATCTCGCGATTTTCGCGGGGGCGGCCGTGGCAGTCTGGATGGCTGGCGTCAGGATCACCGGCTATGCCAATGCGATCAGCGAGAAGACGGGCGTAGGCCAGGCCTTCATCGGCGTCGTGCTTCTCGGCGGCATCACTTCGCTCCCGGAGCTGGCGGTAGGCGTGACCTCGTCGCTCAGCGGTGATGCCAGTCTCGCGGTCAACAGCATCCTGGGCGGCATCGCCATGCAGGTGGCGATCCTTGCCCTTGCCGACATGCTGATCGGCCGCCAGGCACTGACTTCGGTCATTCCCGACCCGGTCGTCATGCTGCAGGGCGGCTTCAAGATCCTTCTCCTGTCGATCGTCGCCGCCTCGATCGTGGTGGGGGACGTGCCGGTGCTTTTCTCGGGCGTGTGGATGTGGTTGCTTGCAGCGGTCACGGGCTTCGGCATGTGGGTCTTGTCACGCTCGAAGCGCGACAAGCCCTGGATCGCGAATGACGAGGAGGTTACGCCCGAAAAGGAGGAAGAGAGGGCGCGGAAGGAGGCCGAAGACAGCAAGAAGAAATCGCTGCGCGAGGTGGGCTGGGCGACTGCCGGCTGCGGCGCCGTCATCATCGTCGCGGGCTATCTGCTGTCGCGTTCGGGAGATGCGATCGCCGAAGCGACCGGACTCGGCCAGAGCTTCATCGGCGCGGTCCTCGTGGCGATTGCGACGTCGCTGCCGGAAGTCAGCACGGTGTTCAGCGCCACGCGTGCCGGCCTCTATACCATGGCCATGTCGGATATCTTCGGTACGAACCTCATTGATCTCTTCCTTCTTTTCATCGTCGATATCACCGGAGGTGCCGACGCGGTGATGAACGGCGCCGGGCGCTTCGAAGCCTTTGCAGCGCTGATCGCGATCACGGTCACGGCGATCTTCTTCATCGGGCTGGTCGAACGGCGCGACCGGACGATCTTCAGGATGGGTTACGACTCCTTCGCGGTCCTCAGCGTTTACCTGGCGGGGCTGGTCGTCCTCTATTTCCTGCGCGACACTGGCGGTGGAGGCGGATGATGGAACTGCCAAATCCCGATACCCGGCCCGAAGGCGAGGTCCGTGAACTGGAGCGCATCTGGGCGACGCCGCGCGGTTGGCGGCTGGTGACGGCCGTCAACAATACGGTGATCGGTCTTCTCTACATCGGCGTCGCGTTTC
The genomic region above belongs to Sinorhizobium meliloti and contains:
- a CDS encoding PQQ-dependent sugar dehydrogenase, translated to MNSSAFFRARFLIGTGVLLLALAGCSDDGADFDVSQQIGPDPVLPEPTSELMPDMKIAEVVGWQDGTTPSVPDNLVIAAYAKDLANPRTVHTLPNDDVLVVQSREPSGKPIERPKDMIRGWIMSMTHGGGAGPQKESNLITLLRDTDRDGTVDERHDLLTGLNSPFGVAWHDGTLYVAAADAILAYPYQLGQAEITGEPRVLTPLPGGPINHHWTKDLALSPDGRYLYASVGSNSNVAERGLEAEKGRAAIWQVDRETGAARVFASGLRNPNGLIFHPETGVLWTVVNERDELGPNLVPDYMTSVQEGAFYGWPWSYYGAHVDERVHPPRPDMVEKAIPPDYALSSHVAALGLVFSNGSALPEPFANGAFIGEHGSWNRSSFNGYKVVYVPFENGRPAGKAQDVVTGFIEGDQARGRPVGVAIDGTGALLVADDAGNTVWRVAGADGRVTPSPVGTDGQGDSAVTSEASPPAGETGGTSGRAAPPATGATPPEPPQTDVAPATLPRATEQGSPEPQQ
- a CDS encoding DUF2231 domain-containing protein, translated to MNLNSASTAATVTTPVHSLLVPFPVVCFTLALLTDIAFWQTGHIMWQNFSAWLLFAGIIAGVIAGVAGVLEFLFRRERRRQGAVWLHVIGYVLVLGLAFVNNLVHAADGWTAVVPYGLILSAATVLLTILFALLGRATLYRQSGVSGYE
- a CDS encoding cytochrome c oxidase assembly protein — encoded protein: MGPLATHMAVHILLMNLAAPLAAVAMTWGRPQRREIAGWALPLATLAQIAALWAWHAPPFLKRALEFPTVHLLMNASLFLTAFLFWRAVLLLHGKRSWQPIVALLMTSKLYCLLAVLFVFAPRALYPAFAASHTAHATGTLNATLADQQLAGLIMLVACPVTYVLAGIVIAARWLLTMEEDDAGSRAGAAAWT
- a CDS encoding c-type cytochrome — encoded protein: MDLRNLHWTAVAKIVGVGAVLLVTAGVVFVWSGVYNVAASKDHLRITTWILTLIRERSIANRSFTIEVPPLDDDGMIRLGASHFEGACVACHNRPGEEINPIVSGMLPPPPDLMDIGKRRPPEEIFWIVKHGLKYTGMPAWPNTRRDDEVWAVTAFLASLPATAGNYLDLAGLTRSQASRDEGSVSGSALTACGRCHEREGTGTNGDRVPRLAGLPEAYLLRSLQEYAQGARASGAMEPVADLLSEDAMRELAAHYSALQPTAGNQSASPDPEQLRRGEAIARRGIAHQGVPACLSCHSGRQSPQFPVLAGQHAEYIEEQIRLWRRGGRIGTPYGRIMTAVAGALDEAQIEDVAAYLGSLPPGSATAPMTEANR
- a CDS encoding c-type cytochrome, translating into MRLARYFAVASALALQGCAGLQSALDPSGAEAERIGTLSWLLILFSTAILVGVCLITAVALFGGERWRARIAGERVVIGGGLVFPILALSILLGYGFYLMAPGTTAARSQGGLRIEVVGERWWWRVTYVDETGRRIESANEIRLPVGRPVELELTSADVIHSFWVPRLAGKLDMIPGHTNTLTLQATKAGISRGQCAEYCGGPHAFMSFYVIAMPEDQFSSWLAGEAGDASAAKQDQAAGQALFLSSGCAACHRVRGTDARGTIGPDLTHVGSRHSLAAATLENDVAAFVRWIRDGQHVKPENLMPPYEIFTDDELRQLAAYLDQLR
- a CDS encoding sodium:calcium antiporter — protein: MLDFAGLGLWLNLAIFAGAAVAVWMAGVRITGYANAISEKTGVGQAFIGVVLLGGITSLPELAVGVTSSLSGDASLAVNSILGGIAMQVAILALADMLIGRQALTSVIPDPVVMLQGGFKILLLSIVAASIVVGDVPVLFSGVWMWLLAAVTGFGMWVLSRSKRDKPWIANDEEVTPEKEEERARKEAEDSKKKSLREVGWATAGCGAVIIVAGYLLSRSGDAIAEATGLGQSFIGAVLVAIATSLPEVSTVFSATRAGLYTMAMSDIFGTNLIDLFLLFIVDITGGADAVMNGAGRFEAFAALIAITVTAIFFIGLVERRDRTIFRMGYDSFAVLSVYLAGLVVLYFLRDTGGGGG